The following are encoded in a window of Spea bombifrons isolate aSpeBom1 chromosome 2, aSpeBom1.2.pri, whole genome shotgun sequence genomic DNA:
- the FZD4 gene encoding frizzled-4 yields MMEPRYLLPHLLAICFLLGRISCFGDEEERRCDPIRISMCQNLGYNVTKMPNLVGHELQTDAELQLTTFTPLIQYGCSSQLQFFLCSVYVPMCTEKINIPIGPCGGMCLSVKRRCEPVLKEFGFAWPDSLNCSKFPPQNDHNHMCMEGPGDEDVSLHSKSSIQPGEDCNSFGPLSDQYTWVKRSMNCVLKCGYNAGLYSRLSKEFTDIWMAVWASLCFISTAFTVLTFLIDSSRFSYPERPIIFLSMCYNIYSIAFIVRLTVGRERISCDFEEAAEPVLIQEGLKNTGCAIIFLLMYFFGMASSIWWVILTLTWFLAAGLKWGHEAIEMHSSYFHIAAWAIPAVKTIVILIMRLVDADELTGLCYVGNQNIDALTGFVVAPLFTYLVIGTLFIAAGLVALFKIRSNLQKDGTKTDKLERLMVKIGVFSVLYTVPATCVIACYFYEISNWTVFRYTADDSNMAVEMLKIFMSLLVGITSGMWIWSAKTLHTWQRCSNRLVNSGKVKRKKRADAWVKPGKGNETVV; encoded by the exons ATGATGGAGCCCAGATACCTCCTTCCTCACTTGCTTGCCATCTGTTTCCTTTTGGGCAGAATCTCATGTTTTGGGgatgaagaagaaagaagatgcgACCCAATCCGGATTTCCATGTGCCAGAACCTCGGTTACAATGTAACCAAAATGCCAAACCTGGTTGGCCATGAATTACAAACCGATGCTGAGCTCCAGCTCACAACATTCACCCCCCTGATCCAGTATGGCTGTTCTAGCCAGTTGCAG ttttttctttgttcagtGTACGTCCCGATGTGCACCGAGAAGATAAACATCCCCATCGGCCCGTGTGGGGGGATGTGTCTTTCTGTCAAGAGAAGATGCGAGCCGGTCTTAAAGGAGTTTGGATTTGCCTGGCCGGACAGCTTAAACTGCAGTAAGTTCCCACCGCAGAACGACCACAACCACATGTGCATGGAAGGTCCCGGCGACGAAGACGTGTCCCTGCACAGCAAGTCGTCCATCCAACCGGGCGAAGACTGTAACTCGTTCGGTCCTCTTTCTGACCAGTACACGTGGGTTAAGAGGAGCATGAACTGCGTTCTGAAATGTGGCTACAATGCTGGACTCTATAGCCGATTGTCGAAGGAATTCACGGACATCTGGATGGCCGTATGGGCCAGTTTGTGTTTTATATCGACGGCCTTCACCGTTCTCACATTCCTCATTGACTCATCCCGATTTTCCTACCCCGAGCGACCCATTATATTTCTGAGCATGTGCTATAATATTTAtagcatagcttttattgtgaggctgaccgtgggtCGGGAAAGGATATCCTGTGATTTTGAGGAGGCAGCAGAACCTGTTCTCATCCAAGAAGGGTTGAAGAACACAGGATGTGCCATTATTTTCTTGCTGATGTACTTTTTCGGGATGGCTAGCTCCATCTGGTGGGTTATCCTGACATTGACCTGGTTTTTGGCAGCCGGACTCAAGTGGGGACACGAGGCTATCGAAATGCACAGTTCCTATTTTCACATCGCGGCCTGGGCTATTCCGGCTGTGAAGACCATAGTCATATTGATCATGAGGTTAGTAGACGCCGACGAACTGACTGGCTTGTGCTATGTTGGCAACCAAAACATTGACGCGCTGACGGGCTTTGTGGTTGCCCCACTTTTTACCTACTTGGTGATAGGGACCCTGTTCATCGCTGCTGGTCTTGTAGCTCTTTTTAAAATCAGATCCAACCTCCAGAAGGACGGCACCAAAACGGATAAACTGGAGAGGCTGATGGTGAAGATCGGCGTCTTCTCGGTTTTATACACCGTGCCGGCCACGTGCGTCATAGcttgttatttttatgaaatttccAACTGGACTGTTTTCCGTTACACCGCCGACGACTCCAACATGGCGGTGGAAATGCTTAAAATCTTTATGTCGTTGTTGGTGGGCATCACCTCCGGCATGTGGATCTGGTCTGCCAAAACCCTCCACACGTGGCAACGGTGTTCCAACAGACTGGTCAACTCGGGAAaagttaaaagaaagaaaagggccGATGCTTGGGTAAAACCTGGGAAGGGCAATGAAACAGTCGTATAG